In the genome of Shewanella denitrificans OS217, the window TCCATGGGATGGACGGTCTTCTCGCAAACACTCATGGTTCACCTTCTTAGCATTTGAGTTTCTGTTAGCCTTAAAATCTAGACCCATACTTATGTAAACCCTAACAGTACTCTCACAGGTTGCACCCATTACCCTCGAAGTTGCCGAAATACGACGATTAAAATACCGTGCAACTATCAGGGATGATGGTTAAGGCTCGTTGGGCACATGGACGTGCCGTCGAGCCGTTAGGTATTTTCTTCGTCGGATGAGGATCAACAACTTCGCGGGCGGCACAGGGGTGTTCCAAGAGGGGAGAATGCTGTTGTTTTCCCCTCTTGGCCAGTGCAGAGTGGAACTCTGCGACTTTGATCCAAACGAAGTTTGGACATCTTGCAAACAAGCTTTGGCGCAAAAACGTGCCAGCACTTAATCATCATGCCTATACACAAACATGCTGATTTTTTTATCTAAATGGTAACACTGATTCTAATGAGAGGATGTTGGACTAAATGGCTCGAGTGCGTGAGCAGCTGGGATGCTGCGCCCGAGCCCACAGGGACGTGTTGACGACGTCACTCGGGACGTTAGTGCAATGGCCGAGATCAGCAATTGAGCTTATTCAAAACACGATTTGGGCATAAATCAACTAGGTTGAAACTCTGCCATACAGGCATACCATGGCCTATTTATTTCACAAGAAGTCTCCGACACGCTGGTTTCTATAAGATCAAGACCCATCACTGAAGGCTTGAAAACCTGTTACTGAAATTTCTGCATACAGGCTCACCATGGCATTCACTCGTCGACACGCTGTGAACCCATCCATGGGAGCTCGAACATCCCGTCCATGGGATGGACGGTCGTCTCGCAAACACTCATGGTTCACCTTTTCAGCATTGGTGTAACTAGTTGACTAAAAAAACAACATTGGAAATTTAATAATGGGTGCCACCATTAAATTCTATGCACAAAGTATAAATATGCTGATTGCAGATCGAAATGGTAACTCTGATGCTAATGGGAGGGTGTTGGGCTAAATGGCTCGAGTTGCTCTATTGAGTTAGGGTGTAGGGATGCTTCGCCCGAGCCCATAGGGAGTTTTTTACCGGTAAGCATACGGCACCACGCGAACAATGAGTCCAATGACCAAGATCACCTTTGTTACTTATCGCGAGTTAACAATGGCTATCAACGTTAAACTTTTGCAAACCACTGTAGTGCTTTTGCTTCATGGTGCTTAACAAAACTATCTTTACCAGTGCAATATTGGTCAATATCATTATCGCATTCCTTAGCTAACTGGATCTTGAGATCCTGATACTCTAACCTTACGGCAGGGTGCGCAGCCAAGTAGTCTCGAAAAACGATATGCCTATCTATATTGGCGTCACCAACTTCAAATGCGTGGATCTGGTGAGTTCTATTGTCGCCACCTTTTCGATAATATCTCCGGCCTCTAATACCGAACTCACCCATGGCTTCATACCCCAAACCCTGAAAAATATTTAGCTCGCTATCAAGTTTAATGAGACTAGGAACTTCAAGAATGATGTCAATTATAGGCTTTGCGGCAAGCCCAATAACTGAGGTACTGCCAATATGGTGGATTTCAGAGATGTGCACGCCAAAATATTTAATCAGAACCTCTTTTTCAATCTCAAAATCCTTTCGCCACCCAAGACGATAAGGAACAACGTCTACAATCATTTTCTCCCCCCTTAATCGCAAGCGCCAATATATTTCCCATTGCCAACAAGTGTAGACTTGATGTTCATTGACTCTTCGGCGCTAGCGCTGGTCATTTCCAGCTTAGCAGTGCTGGTTTTGCCATTGAAATGTATTTCACCAACCGTCTTAGTGACTTCGCCAGGGGCGGTGCATGATGTTTCAAATTCCATCTTGTTAGCACTAATCCGATTAGTTGTGGTTTTACATTCTTCACCTTCATTTTCCTTGTCACGCTCAGAATCAAATGAAGAAGCGATGTCTTTGATGCATTCCGTTTCAGTGTAAACAGGTCTATTGCCCATACTTCGCATCAACTTTTCCATTTCAGCCGGTGCGTCTAATTCTATTATTTCGGTTTTCCAAGTGGTTTCCCATAAACCCGGTTCGAAGTCATAGTCTGCGGCGTGAATTTGAGTTGATGCCAGCATGAGTCCTGTAAACAGCATTTTGGTCATTGTGTGGGTCATTTATTTGTCCTTAAATTAATGGAAACCAGAGATATTTTTGTACCTAACCTCGCTAACGGGGGCCAACAGAGACCGGTAAACGAGTCTTGCCAGCGTTCCCGAATGCGGCTATCTTTATTCGTTACATTTCACCTAACACCATGTGCAACAGTGGAAAAGGATTACCTTGTCCATCGAGTGCAGAGCGCCCTATAACGTTAAAACCTAAATGCTGATAAAAACCAGTTGCATCAGGGTTTTGTTCATTGACATCGACTTTAGTTGCGCCTTGAAATTGAATTGCATTTTTTAGCAGCAACGAGCCAATGCCGCAATTACGATATTCTGGTGAAATAAATAACATTTCAATATTGTGGTCTGCCACACCAATAAAACCGACAATATCTTCTTTATCAGTTTTAGCCACTCTTAAATCAACAGTATCGAAGTAGTGCTCGAGAATAAGAGGTTTCAGCGTTTTTATATTTTCTTCGGGTAAAAAGTCATGGGTAGTTCGAACTGATTTCTCCCAAATTTCAATTAATGCTAAATAATCATCTTGTGATGCGGTATCAATTTTCATCCTGAACCTTTATAAAATAGTACTTGTTAGTATTAATGCATTGCGCTGTGTTCAGCGTATAAATCGCTAGATATGGCCTGTTAATAAAAGTTAATAAAAAACTCTACCCTTAAGATCTCAAGTTAATCGATTAAGTTAGCGCTTTTCATTAGCGCGGCGTTTATCTTCTAACGCGCGGCGCTTTTCTATGGCGATTGGGGTGATGGCCTCTTCAAGCTCTCGCTCCCAACCCATCATAAAATACACTTCTGCCATCAAAAAAAATGGTCCTATCAATAATTGATTCAAATCATCGACAAAGGCGGGCTTGGCTTTTTCATAT includes:
- a CDS encoding DUF3617 domain-containing protein; this translates as MTHTMTKMLFTGLMLASTQIHAADYDFEPGLWETTWKTEIIELDAPAEMEKLMRSMGNRPVYTETECIKDIASSFDSERDKENEGEECKTTTNRISANKMEFETSCTAPGEVTKTVGEIHFNGKTSTAKLEMTSASAEESMNIKSTLVGNGKYIGACD
- a CDS encoding GrpB family protein; this translates as MIVDVVPYRLGWRKDFEIEKEVLIKYFGVHISEIHHIGSTSVIGLAAKPIIDIILEVPSLIKLDSELNIFQGLGYEAMGEFGIRGRRYYRKGGDNRTHQIHAFEVGDANIDRHIVFRDYLAAHPAVRLEYQDLKIQLAKECDNDIDQYCTGKDSFVKHHEAKALQWFAKV
- a CDS encoding acetyltransferase; amino-acid sequence: MKIDTASQDDYLALIEIWEKSVRTTHDFLPEENIKTLKPLILEHYFDTVDLRVAKTDKEDIVGFIGVADHNIEMLFISPEYRNCGIGSLLLKNAIQFQGATKVDVNEQNPDATGFYQHLGFNVIGRSALDGQGNPFPLLHMVLGEM